From one Vigna radiata var. radiata cultivar VC1973A unplaced genomic scaffold, Vradiata_ver6 scaffold_165, whole genome shotgun sequence genomic stretch:
- the LOC106779664 gene encoding mitogen-activated protein kinase 20 isoform X1, with protein MRTFVYSATEMDFFSEYGDANQFRIQEVIGKGSYGVVCSAIDTRTGEKVAIKKIHDIFEHISDAARILREIKLLRLLRHPDIVEIKHIMLPPSWKDFKDIYVVFELMESDLHQVIKANDDLTKEHYQFFLYQLLRALKYIHSANVYHRDLKPKNILANANCKLKICDFGLARVAFSDTPTTIFWTDYVATRWYRAPELCGSFYSKYTPAIDIWSIGCIFAEVLMGKPLFPGKNVVHQLDLMTDLLGTPSLDTISRVRNEKARRYLTSMRKKQPVPFSQKFPNANPLALRLLERLLAFDPKDRPTAEEALADPYFKGLAKVEKEPSCQPITKMEFEFERRRVTKEEIRELIFREILEYHPQLLKDYMNGNERTNFLYPSAVDQFRKQFAHLEENGKNGPVMPLERKHVSLPRSTIVHSNSNTIHPKDQTNIAACKNRPTAEECKRNSRDTKILVPRSMQGPPRIPLAKPGKVVGPVVPYEYDNIVKDSYDPRSFIRGSVLPTQPVPPAYYYHQRSSTGNQERAATEADKIVPLQAKQHDQEQFGINAKRAPDIAINIDTNPFFMTRAGVNKLEQGDQIVIETNLLQPKTYGGSNAAAGTTAHRKVGPVQYGMTRMF; from the exons ATGCGTACTTTTGTGTATTCAG CTACAGAAATGGACTTTTTCTCTGAATATGGTGATGCCAACCAGTTCAGGATTCAAGAAGTCATTGGGAAGGGTAGTTATGGTGTTGTCTGTTCAGCCATTGACACTCGCACTGGAGAAAAAGTGGCAATTAAGAAGATTCATGACATCTTCGAGCATATATCTGATGCTGCTCGAATTCTCCGTGAGATAAAGCTGCTCAGACTTCTTCGACATCCTGATATTGTAGAAATAAAACACATTATGCTGCCTCCATCATGGAAGGACTTCAAAGATATCTATGTTGTTTTTGAGCTCATGGAGTCTGATCTTCATCAAGTCATCAAAGCCAATGATGACTTGACAAAAGAACACTATCAGTTTTTCCTTTATCAATTACTTCGAGCATTGAAGTACATTCATAGTG CAAATGTCTATCATCGAGATTTGAAACCAAAGAATATACTGGCAAATGCAAACTGTAAGCTTAAAATCTGTGATTTTGGGTTAGCTAGAGTTGCCTTCAGTGACACGccaacaactatattttggacg GATTATGTTGCTACAAGGTGGTATAGAGCTCCAGAGCTATGTGGATCATTTTACTCAAAG TATACACCAGCAATTGATATATGGAGTATAGGTTGTATCTTTGCTGAAGTACTAATGGGAAAGCCACTTTTTCCTGGGAAAAATGTAGTCCACCAATTGGACCTGATGACAGATCTGCTTGGGACACCTTCACTTGATACTATATCACGg GTACGCAATGAGAAAGCAAGGAGATACCTAACTAGCATGAGGAAAAAGCAGCCTGTGCCGTTTTCTCAAAAGTTTCCCAATGCAAACCCTTTAGCACTGCGTCTACTGGAAAGATTGTTGGCTTTTGATCCAAAAGATCGGCCTACGGCAGAAGAG GCATTGGCTGATCCTTACTTTAAGGGGCTGGCAAAAGTTGAGAAGGAGCCATCTTGCCAGCCTATCACAAAAAtggaatttgaatttgaaagacGAAGAGTCACAAAGGAAGAAATTCGAGAACTGATTTTCCGTGAGATTCTAGAGTATCACCCTCAGCTATTGAAAGACTACATGAATGGAAATGAGAGAACCAATTTTCTTTATCCAAG TGCTGTTGATCAATTCAGAAAGCAGTTTGCTCATCTGGAGGAAAATGGTAAAAATGGTCCTGTTATGCCACTTGAAAGGAAGCATGTTTCTCTTCCAAG GTCAACCATTGTACATTCAAATTCTAATACAATACACCCAAAAGATCAAACAAACATTGCTGCCTGCAAAAACCGACCAACTGCTGAGGAATGCAAGAGGAATTCCAGAGATACAAAAATTCTAGTGCCTAGGTCAATGCAGGGACCACCAAGAATTCCACTAG CAAAACCTGGTAAAGTTGTGGGGCCAGTTGTTCCATACGAGTACGATAACATTGTCAAGGATTCTTATGATCCTAGGTCGTTTATCAGAGGTTCTGTGCTTCCTACTCAACCTGTTCCCCCAGCATACTATTATCATCAGAGATCCAGCACTGGAAATCAAGAAAGGGCTGCAACAGAAGCTGACAAGATTGTGCCTTTGCAAGCAAAACAACATGATCAAGAACAATTTGGAATTAATGCCAAGAGGGCACCAGATATAGCTATTAATATTGATACAAATCCCTTTTTTATGACAAGGGCAGGAGTTAACAAGTTAGAGCAAGGTGATCAAATAGTCATAGAGACAAACCTGTTGCAACCAAAGACATATGGTGGAAGCAATGCTGCAGCTGGGACCACTGCTCATAGAAAGGTGGGTCCTGTTCAGTATGGTATGACAAGAATGTTCTAG
- the LOC106779664 gene encoding mitogen-activated protein kinase 20 isoform X2, which produces MDFFSEYGDANQFRIQEVIGKGSYGVVCSAIDTRTGEKVAIKKIHDIFEHISDAARILREIKLLRLLRHPDIVEIKHIMLPPSWKDFKDIYVVFELMESDLHQVIKANDDLTKEHYQFFLYQLLRALKYIHSANVYHRDLKPKNILANANCKLKICDFGLARVAFSDTPTTIFWTDYVATRWYRAPELCGSFYSKYTPAIDIWSIGCIFAEVLMGKPLFPGKNVVHQLDLMTDLLGTPSLDTISRVRNEKARRYLTSMRKKQPVPFSQKFPNANPLALRLLERLLAFDPKDRPTAEEALADPYFKGLAKVEKEPSCQPITKMEFEFERRRVTKEEIRELIFREILEYHPQLLKDYMNGNERTNFLYPSAVDQFRKQFAHLEENGKNGPVMPLERKHVSLPRSTIVHSNSNTIHPKDQTNIAACKNRPTAEECKRNSRDTKILVPRSMQGPPRIPLAKPGKVVGPVVPYEYDNIVKDSYDPRSFIRGSVLPTQPVPPAYYYHQRSSTGNQERAATEADKIVPLQAKQHDQEQFGINAKRAPDIAINIDTNPFFMTRAGVNKLEQGDQIVIETNLLQPKTYGGSNAAAGTTAHRKVGPVQYGMTRMF; this is translated from the exons ATGGACTTTTTCTCTGAATATGGTGATGCCAACCAGTTCAGGATTCAAGAAGTCATTGGGAAGGGTAGTTATGGTGTTGTCTGTTCAGCCATTGACACTCGCACTGGAGAAAAAGTGGCAATTAAGAAGATTCATGACATCTTCGAGCATATATCTGATGCTGCTCGAATTCTCCGTGAGATAAAGCTGCTCAGACTTCTTCGACATCCTGATATTGTAGAAATAAAACACATTATGCTGCCTCCATCATGGAAGGACTTCAAAGATATCTATGTTGTTTTTGAGCTCATGGAGTCTGATCTTCATCAAGTCATCAAAGCCAATGATGACTTGACAAAAGAACACTATCAGTTTTTCCTTTATCAATTACTTCGAGCATTGAAGTACATTCATAGTG CAAATGTCTATCATCGAGATTTGAAACCAAAGAATATACTGGCAAATGCAAACTGTAAGCTTAAAATCTGTGATTTTGGGTTAGCTAGAGTTGCCTTCAGTGACACGccaacaactatattttggacg GATTATGTTGCTACAAGGTGGTATAGAGCTCCAGAGCTATGTGGATCATTTTACTCAAAG TATACACCAGCAATTGATATATGGAGTATAGGTTGTATCTTTGCTGAAGTACTAATGGGAAAGCCACTTTTTCCTGGGAAAAATGTAGTCCACCAATTGGACCTGATGACAGATCTGCTTGGGACACCTTCACTTGATACTATATCACGg GTACGCAATGAGAAAGCAAGGAGATACCTAACTAGCATGAGGAAAAAGCAGCCTGTGCCGTTTTCTCAAAAGTTTCCCAATGCAAACCCTTTAGCACTGCGTCTACTGGAAAGATTGTTGGCTTTTGATCCAAAAGATCGGCCTACGGCAGAAGAG GCATTGGCTGATCCTTACTTTAAGGGGCTGGCAAAAGTTGAGAAGGAGCCATCTTGCCAGCCTATCACAAAAAtggaatttgaatttgaaagacGAAGAGTCACAAAGGAAGAAATTCGAGAACTGATTTTCCGTGAGATTCTAGAGTATCACCCTCAGCTATTGAAAGACTACATGAATGGAAATGAGAGAACCAATTTTCTTTATCCAAG TGCTGTTGATCAATTCAGAAAGCAGTTTGCTCATCTGGAGGAAAATGGTAAAAATGGTCCTGTTATGCCACTTGAAAGGAAGCATGTTTCTCTTCCAAG GTCAACCATTGTACATTCAAATTCTAATACAATACACCCAAAAGATCAAACAAACATTGCTGCCTGCAAAAACCGACCAACTGCTGAGGAATGCAAGAGGAATTCCAGAGATACAAAAATTCTAGTGCCTAGGTCAATGCAGGGACCACCAAGAATTCCACTAG CAAAACCTGGTAAAGTTGTGGGGCCAGTTGTTCCATACGAGTACGATAACATTGTCAAGGATTCTTATGATCCTAGGTCGTTTATCAGAGGTTCTGTGCTTCCTACTCAACCTGTTCCCCCAGCATACTATTATCATCAGAGATCCAGCACTGGAAATCAAGAAAGGGCTGCAACAGAAGCTGACAAGATTGTGCCTTTGCAAGCAAAACAACATGATCAAGAACAATTTGGAATTAATGCCAAGAGGGCACCAGATATAGCTATTAATATTGATACAAATCCCTTTTTTATGACAAGGGCAGGAGTTAACAAGTTAGAGCAAGGTGATCAAATAGTCATAGAGACAAACCTGTTGCAACCAAAGACATATGGTGGAAGCAATGCTGCAGCTGGGACCACTGCTCATAGAAAGGTGGGTCCTGTTCAGTATGGTATGACAAGAATGTTCTAG
- the LOC106779655 gene encoding peroxisomal and mitochondrial division factor 2-like — translation MDIADGVVSKMEALERDNASKKDEIHNLKIEIESLRREAEELESEMNAVEEAGSEAVVLSSVLEDRERMLTFLERETKTMMQMNAESEMKVRDLERRIGVLEVRKSEERCKRVRVEEEMREKVGEKEKEIERLKQRIKDLEEAKGVERKQNSEIEDEEEKKVLGFMWPLVAAGGAAVVAVFYFYFRKRR, via the coding sequence ATGGATATCGCGGACGGCGTCGTGTCGAAGATGGAGGCGCTGGAGCGCGATAACGCGTCGAAGAAGGACGAGATCCATAATCTGAAGATAGAGATCGAGTCCCTGCGGCGAGAGGCGGAGGAACTGGAGTCGGAGATGAATGCCGTTGAAGAGGCCGGATCAGAGGCGGTGGTGCTGAGCAGCGTGCTCGAGGATCGAGAGAGAATGTTGACGTTTCTGGAGAGGGAGACAAAGACTATGATGCAGATGAACGCAGAGAGCGAGATGAAGGTGCGCGATCTGGAGCGGAGGATTGGCGTTCTGGAAGTGCGGAAGAGCGAGGAGCGGTGTAAAAGAGTTCGCGTGGAGGAGGAAATGAGAGAGAAGGTTGgcgagaaagagaaagagattgaAAGACTGAAACAGAGAATCAAAGATTTGGAGGAAGCGAAGGGTGTGGAAAGGAAACAGAATAGCGAAATTGAGGAcgaggaagagaagaaggtaTTAGGGTTTATGTGGCCGCTGGTTGCAGCCGGAGGTGCAGCCGTGGTTGCTgtgttttatttctattttcgaAAACGTAGGTGA